Proteins from a single region of Rhipicephalus sanguineus isolate Rsan-2018 chromosome 5, BIME_Rsan_1.4, whole genome shotgun sequence:
- the LOC119393636 gene encoding RYamide neuropeptides-like, translated as MLNARTWAVALLALLVLSVTSAGKGAPQFVPNGRYGRRSVTPPLAGVSRDLTVNFFGDSSISCAYTGFADIYRCSRKASEDYKDTSFE; from the exons ATGTTGAACGCCCGCACGTGGGCCGTCGCCCTGCTCGCCCTGCTTGTGCTGAGCGTCACCTCGGCTGGCAAGGGCGCGCCCCAGTTCGTGCCCAACGGCCGGTACGGCCGCCGGAGCGTCACGCCGCCTCTCGCTG GTGTATCCAGAGATCTGACGGTGAACTTCTTCGGAGATTCAAGCATATCCTGCGCTTACACGGGATTCGCAGACATCTACAGGTGTTCCAG GAAAGCATCCGAGGATTACAAGGACACGTCATTCGAATGA
- the LOC119394660 gene encoding ubiquitin-conjugating enzyme E2 Z, translating into MYANQTPSQKCLERVKRDLAEFHADPPPGVFMAPEEDNMATVHAVVMGAEGTSYQGGFFHLLMKCTNDYPMSPPKVRFMTTDGWRVTFSPHITASGHICLSLLGTMIGGQPWTPAHNLSTVAVSIQSMLDDNINCVDAAFEHVLFGFWGSGCWKSIRYDTLRVAVCGTIESCLENSCPFPAVLRDQLLAKFTEDFAKYETAAKEELANNQGGILAWLGAENKYQALLTRLQKLKERVDERNEANNVAAAS; encoded by the coding sequence ATGTACGCCAACCAAACGCCGAGCCAGAAATGCCTGGAGAGGGTCAAGCGTGACCTCGCCGAATTTCACGCAGACCCGCCGCCGGGCGTCTTCATGGCGCCCGAGGAGGACAACATGGCGACAGTCCACGCCGTCGTTATGGGCGCCGAAGGGACGTCGTACCAGGGCGGCTTCTTCCACCTGCTCATGAAGTGCACGAACGATTATCCAATGTCGCCACCGAAAGTTCGCTTCATGACGACCGACGGCTGGCGCGTGACGTTCAGCCCACACATCACTGCGAGCGGCCACATCTGCCTGAGCCTGCTGGGCACCATGATCGGCGGGCAGCCATGGACCCCCGCGCACAACCTGTCAACGGTGGCCGTGTCCATCCAGTCGATGTTGGACGACAATATCAACTGCGTCGACGCGGCTTTCGAGCACGTTCTATTCGGCTTCTGGGGTTCGGGCTGCTGGAAGAGCATACGGTACGATACCCTCCGGGTGGCTGTGTGTGGTACGATCGAATCGTGCCTCGAAAACAGCTGCCCTTTCCCAGCTGTTCTGCGAGACCAGCTGCTCGCCAAGTTCACCGAAGACTTCGCGAAATACGAGACGGCGGCCAAAGAGGAGTTGGCCAACAACCAGGGCGGGATTCTCGCTTGGTTGGGCGCAGAGAACAAGTACCAGGCGCTGTTGACAAGGTTGCAAAAGCTGAAAGAGAGGGTCGACGAGCGTAACGAGGCAAACAATGTCGCCGCCGCCTCTTGA